The Rouxiella sp. WC2420 region CCTATCTGCAAATGTTCTGAAATTGCACCTTCATAAAAATGATTGGCCTGTCCGGGCAGTTTTATCTCACCGTGCAGCGGTTTATCAGAAACACAAAGCAAGGTTCCATAAGGCACGCGGAAACGATATCCCTGCGCGGCAATGGTCGCGCTTTCCATATCAACCGCCACGGCACGACTGAGACTAAAACGACGCGCCGAAGCCGAGAAACGCAGCTCCCAGTTTCTGTCGTCGGTGGTGACCACCGTGCCCGTGCGCAGGCGCTGTTTCACCTCTTCCCCCGGCATATTACTCACCAGTTTGGTCGCATCATAAAGAGCGCGCTGCACTTCGGCGATGCTTGGGATAGGAATGTCTGGCGGAAGCACGGCATCCAGCACGTGGTCATCACGCAGATAAGCATGTGCCAGCACGTAATCACCGATAGTCTGGCTTTCACGCAGGCCGCCACAGTGACCAATCATCAGCCAGGCGTGGGGGCGCAGCACTGCCAGGTGATCGCAGATAGTCTTGGCATTGGATGGCCCGACGCCAATGTTTACCAGCGTGATCCCCTGCCCGTTTTCGGCAATCAGGTGATAAGCAGGCATTTGGTGTTTCTTCCAGGCCAAGTCCGACGCGGTACGCGAAGGATCGCTGTCTTCCTCGGTAATATAATTCCCCCCGGCGCAGGAGAGTGCGATATACGGCGAATTCGGGTCAAGAATTTGCGCACACGACCAGCTAACAAATTCGTCAACGTAGCGGGTGTAGTTGGTAAACAGCACATAAGGCTGGAAATGCTCCGGCGGCGTGCCAGTATAGTGTTTCAGGCGCGCCAGCGAGAAATCGGTGCGCAGCGCGTCAAAATGAGAAAGCGGGAAAGTGTCGGTCGCGGTAGAAACC contains the following coding sequences:
- a CDS encoding AMP nucleosidase, which gives rise to MDNQGTPLNLNATQAIDRLEELYEASLSTLREAISQYIDNGTVPDLNARADGLFAYPQLEVSWDGSAQTPYRTRAYGRFAHPGKYVTTLTRPQLFRKYLYSQLSILEKDYGASFIVSASKQEMPYPFVIDGSDLLLDRSMTAGLALNFPTTDLAKIVDDVTDGVSTATDTFPLSHFDALRTDFSLARLKHYTGTPPEHFQPYVLFTNYTRYVDEFVSWSCAQILDPNSPYIALSCAGGNYITEEDSDPSRTASDLAWKKHQMPAYHLIAENGQGITLVNIGVGPSNAKTICDHLAVLRPHAWLMIGHCGGLRESQTIGDYVLAHAYLRDDHVLDAVLPPDIPIPSIAEVQRALYDATKLVSNMPGEEVKQRLRTGTVVTTDDRNWELRFSASARRFSLSRAVAVDMESATIAAQGYRFRVPYGTLLCVSDKPLHGEIKLPGQANHFYEGAISEHLQIGIRAIDLLRAEGDKLHSRKLRTFDEPPFR